Below is a window of Methanothermobacter thermautotrophicus DNA.
GATGAACCTCAGGACCATGAAGCTCCTGAAGAAGGCCCACATTGACACCTACGGGGAACCTGAGCCCACAGAGGTGAGGGTGGGGGCCCTTGAAGGTCCCGCCATAATAGCAACCGGCCACAGCCTCAGGGCCCTTGAAGAGCTTCTGAAGCAGACAGAGGGTACCGGTATCAACGTATACACCCATTCAGAGCTCCTGCCAGCCCACGGCTATCCAGGACTCAGGAAGTACCCCCACCTGGCCGGTCAGCTGGGGGGTCCATGGTTCGACCAGAGGGACACCTTCTCACGCTACAGCACGGCCATACTTGGAACTTCAAACTGCGTCCTCCTTCCCCGCGACGCTTACAGGGACCGCATGTTCACCTGTGGCGTCGCAGCATTGCCAGGAGTTGAACACCTGGAGGGTTATGACTTCAGTCCAGTCATAGACAGGGCCCTTGAATTACCCCCACTCACTGAAGAGGATGCCACGACCCTTACAACAGGTTTCGGGTTATCAACCATACTCTCACTGGCAGATAATATCAAAGAACTGGTTGAGGATGGTAAGATAAGGAGATTCTTCCTTGTGGGTGGCTGTGACTCCCCCCTCCCAAAGGCAAAATATTACACTGATTTCGTGAGAAAACTGCCAGATGACACCGTTGTCCTTACACTGGCCTGCGGGAAGTACCGGTTCAACTCCATGGAACTGGGTGACATTGATGGGATTCCGCGGCTAATAGACCTAGGTCAGTGCAACGACGCCATAGTGGCAGTTGAACTCGTCGAGGCCCTCAGCAACCTCTTCCAGATGGACATAAATGAGCTTCCACTCAGCATAATCCTTAGCTGGATGGAGCAGAAGGCCGCAGCAATACTCTGGAGCCTCCTTTCACTGGACCTCAGGGGCATGTACATAGGTCCCATACTCCCTGGATGGGCCAACGAGGACATAGTGAAGTTCCTGGTTGACAGATATGACCTCACACCAATAGGTGACCCCGAAGAGGATATAAGGAAGATACTGGGGTGATTGGGATGGAACTCAGGGGAAAGGTAATTAAGATCAGCGACCTCATTGATTACCAGGACGACTCGGTGGTCAGCAGGGAGATAATCCGCAGGGAGACCGGCACTGTGACCCTATTTGCCTTTGACAGGGGCCAGGGCCTCAGTGAGCACATCGCCCCCTTCGATGCCATGGTACAGGTCATTGATGGTGAAGCCGAAGTCACCATAAGCGGAGAGAGGCACCGCCTGGTTGCAGGTGAGATGATAATCATGCCAGCAGGCAAACCCCATGCGGTGATGGCTGTGAAGCCCTTCAGGATGCTCCTTACCATGATAAGGTCCTGAACCGCCAGGAAAGGTCACAAACAATGCCTTGAGCTATGTTAGTAGGGCAGCCAGCAAGCCGGCTGTTACGATTGCAATGAAAAGGGTTCCCACCCTTCTCCCGAATTTTTTTGTTCCGAGGACAAGGGCTATTCCACCCTTTATCAGGGTGTTTGACACTCCGGCCAGTGTTATGGCGGCTGCAGCAGTTGATTGTGAGATGGAGCCCCCAGATGCAAGAATGGACATGCTCACAGTGATTGCATCAACATCAGCAACGCCTGAGATCACACTGGCCACAAGTACACCCCCACGGCCAAGATAGACACTGGCAGCCTTTGATATGAAGAGTATGGCAAGGAATAGTGCCCCGAATATGAGGGCCGGTTTAACAGAAAAGGGGTTTTCGATTTTGATCTCTGAATCGATTCCTGATGATGACCTCATGAAGAGGGCTGCAAGCATAACACCCAGAAAACCCATGGTAATCATGGGAGGGGCCACATAGACCAGAAGTGATGTGTTAATAACAGATACCTCCAGCAGTATCCTGAAGAACATCATTGAACTTGAAATGACCGCCGCGAATACTGCTGGCCCCATAAGGTCCTCTGATTCTCTCACCCTGCCTGCCATGGCAGTTACCACTGCAGTACTTGAAACCAGACCTCCTATGATCCCTGTGGCCCCAAGACCCCTTTCAGGTCCGGCTATTTTCATGGCTATGTACCCGGCATAGCTTATTGCAGATATGAAAACCACCATGAGCCAGACCTGGTAGGGATTGAAGACACCCCACGGGCCAATTGAGGTGTCAGGAAGGAGGGGGAGGATTACGAAGGCTATTATCAGGAACTTTATGGTGTCTATCATCTCCCTCTCACTTATCCTCCTCACTGCGATGTGTATGTACCTCTTCAGGGCCAGGATGGCCGTTACTATGATTGAGAGCATCACCGCCAGCCGGTAATCATATGCAACACACATGGCCCCCAGGAGAAATGTGACAAGGGCTGCCACCTCCCCGGTTATCCCTATATCACCGCCCTCCCTTGTGCTTGCGGTGTAACTTACGATTATTAGGAGGATGAGTCCAAGGAATGCCACAGGAAATGCCAGGAAAAACGTCCCTGAAAGATAGGCTGAAAGTGCCCCTACAAGTGATATGAGCATGAAGGTCCTTATACCTGCAAA
It encodes the following:
- a CDS encoding MgtC/SapB family protein, yielding MDFPVIKFLIALAIGALVGIERERKIKRTEFAGIRTFMLISLVGALSAYLSGTFFLAFPVAFLGLILLIIVSYTASTREGGDIGITGEVAALVTFLLGAMCVAYDYRLAVMLSIIVTAILALKRYIHIAVRRISEREMIDTIKFLIIAFVILPLLPDTSIGPWGVFNPYQVWLMVVFISAISYAGYIAMKIAGPERGLGATGIIGGLVSSTAVVTAMAGRVRESEDLMGPAVFAAVISSSMMFFRILLEVSVINTSLLVYVAPPMITMGFLGVMLAALFMRSSSGIDSEIKIENPFSVKPALIFGALFLAILFISKAASVYLGRGGVLVASVISGVADVDAITVSMSILASGGSISQSTAAAAITLAGVSNTLIKGGIALVLGTKKFGRRVGTLFIAIVTAGLLAALLT
- a CDS encoding cupin domain-containing protein: MELRGKVIKISDLIDYQDDSVVSREIIRRETGTVTLFAFDRGQGLSEHIAPFDAMVQVIDGEAEVTISGERHRLVAGEMIIMPAGKPHAVMAVKPFRMLLTMIRS
- the hcp gene encoding hydroxylamine reductase, which encodes MKYRCKVCDYIYDPEVGDPRSGIEPGTPFEELPDDWLCPVCNVGKDQFEPLRGEIKHVRPEDIDMFCYQCSQTVRGRACTIRGVCGKEPTVARLQDNLLFAIKGISAYLYHARELGYTDEEVDAFLERGFYSTLTNVNFDAEEFIDLALEAGEMNLRTMKLLKKAHIDTYGEPEPTEVRVGALEGPAIIATGHSLRALEELLKQTEGTGINVYTHSELLPAHGYPGLRKYPHLAGQLGGPWFDQRDTFSRYSTAILGTSNCVLLPRDAYRDRMFTCGVAALPGVEHLEGYDFSPVIDRALELPPLTEEDATTLTTGFGLSTILSLADNIKELVEDGKIRRFFLVGGCDSPLPKAKYYTDFVRKLPDDTVVLTLACGKYRFNSMELGDIDGIPRLIDLGQCNDAIVAVELVEALSNLFQMDINELPLSIILSWMEQKAAAILWSLLSLDLRGMYIGPILPGWANEDIVKFLVDRYDLTPIGDPEEDIRKILG